The sequence below is a genomic window from Dyadobacter chenwenxiniae.
TGTAATAGCCGAATTCCTTTATCTGAAAATCGCCTGCGAAATATCGAATGACAGATGGAGTCAATGTGATGGCGATCCAAACAGCGAGGCGGGCATGTTTTGAAGAAGTAGCGCGGGAAGTGAGCAGGACAACGAACGGAAACACGATATAAAAATGCTCCTCAATGCACAATGACCAGGAAATTTTGAAAAACGGAATGACCTGATAAAAGTTTTGAAAAAAGAAGAGGAAGCCCGGATCAAAATCCTGGCGCCTGCCAAAGAACACAGCAGAGTAAGAAATTGCGAGGGCGGCCAGATAAGGCGGATAAGTTCTGAGAAATCTTTGCAGCCAGAACCGGATCAGATTTTCACCGACACTTTTCTTGTAATAAATGTTGGTGATCAGAAATCCACTCAGTACGAAAAACATTTCAACACCATATTTGCCGACAGCAATGGTTTTGTCCAGCGTAAACCGCTCTCCAATGTGATAGTAAATAACGAGAGCAATGGCAAGAAAACGAAACAGGTCAAGATTGGCGATTCTTTTGGAAGGGTTCATTATCAATTAAATAGATCCTTTGTGAATTTTTTTTCTGATTGCATTAACGATGGAGCCGGGAATTACGCGCCGGGCCAGTGAAACGGCCAGGCCTTTTACAGCTTTGGGAAGAATGTCTTTTTGCAGTGAAGCGATATCATGCGGCAACATGGTGGAAACCGAAGTTTCGGGGAAAGCAGGATAATCGGCTTTTTGGCCGAAGCCAAGATAAGTGAGGATTTCGGGACTGGTTTCGTTTACAAATGCCGGATTCAGTAAGATTTTTTCACCGTGGCCCTCGTGTCTGGTCGAGATTTCGTCGATTTGAAAAAGATAAGTAAGCCGTTTGAAACCTGGCCGGTTGAAGGGTTCGGCCCTGTGGATCAGGTGTGTATTGCAGATGATCAAAGCTCCTTTTGGTGCTCGCACAGTCACGATATCGTCCTTGTAATTTTGTTCAATGACCTTATCCGAAAAAAACCGCTCCTTATTTTGCTCCGACCATCTATAGGATCCAGCGATCAGCTGGAACGGGTTCGTATCGGAAACATCGGACAAATAAAACAGGAACATAATGCCCGGGAGGTCGTGCTTGCCATTATAAGCATTTCCGGCTTGCAGATTATTGTCGGTGTGCCACGGAAGATGGGAGCGGGTATGCGTTTCGTAAACTCTTTGATTACTGATTTTGAATGGGTTATCAAAAAAATGACGGCAGATTCCGCGGATTCGCTCCGATGTAATAATGTCGTAGCATTCTTTTGACAGCGCCAGCGTGTGAGAAAGATATTTCGTCCAGTAAGCCCTCACATAGCCCAGGTTATTGTTGTTGACCAGGAGCGAATCGGACGAAACAATGTTGGTGAGTGCCGAAACGGTTTCCGGAGAGAGGGCGTTTCCAAAAACATGGTAACCCGGTCCGGATTTTAGTTCGCGCGCAATGGTTTCCGCTTCCACACTGGTGAAAGCATCAGTAAATAAGAGTGAATCCATACATTGAAGTTTGGGATAAATGCAAATGCGACAACTTGCCAGAATTGGTTCATATCATATTGATATTCAGATAAATATAATAAATTAATTCCAAATAATCAGAACAAAACAGCTTAATATTTATCCAAAATAAACCACACAAAAAGTGTCCATTTATGATTGGTTTTTTCACCCCTGAAATCCACCCTTTCACCCCATTTTGCTTTAAAGTTGCGGTATATTGACTATATTTAACTAATGAATACGGGGCCTGATCCCCCTTATTATTTGGCCTGTCCTTAATCCCCCGGCAGCATTTAATTTTCTCAGGCCTTCAAGGAATATTAAGTTTTTTTTATCCCATTTACAAAGTCTGATCCTGATTGTTAATTTCCTGACAGGTCACTAAACCTGTTGTGGAAACGCATCTTAAATTTTTCCCGGAGCTATAAACGCTCGCGGGTATACGTTAACATTGTATGCACTGATATCCCCGATCAGCTGCTATGGAACCGCTTTGCCAAAATGAAAATTATCCATGTTGTATCCGGAATGGATCCGAAGGCCGGAGGCATAAGCCAGGCTATCAGGACCATGATCGGAGGACTCACCGACCAGGGGATTTATAGTGAAGTTGTGAGCGTTGGCTCTGAAATGGGCAACCATGAAACAGACGATCCATTCCCGATTCATTTTACAGGCCGTGGAAAAAGTGCATGGCAATTCAGCCCGGGATTGCGAAGCTGGCTGGACAAAAACCTGGCACATTATGACGTGGTGATTGTTCACGGGTTATGGCAATATCACACATACGCTGTTTATCAAGCGATTAACACATTAAATGGTCTGCGACCAAAGGTTTATGTAATGCCTCACGGCATGCTGGACCCGTGGTTTCAACAGGCAAAAGGCAGAGAGATTAAAAGCCTCAGAAACTGGCTGATCTGGAAATTTATCGAACACCGGATCATCCACTTGGCAGATGGAATTTTTTTCACCTGCGAAACAGAGAGAAAACTCGCCCGGCAGACGTTCAGTCCGTACTTTCCAAAATCTGAAATGGTTGTCGGACTCGGCGTGCATCGGCCGCCACCATACACCCTGGAAATGCAGAAAGCTTTTAACAAAGCCTGCAACATTGACACCCGCGATTACTTACTCTTTTTGGGCAGAATCGACGAAAAAAAAGGAGTGAATTTATTAGTTGACGCCTATTTAGCATTAAAATCCGAAGGTTATGACCTCCCCCCGCTGGTCATCGCCGGCCCCGGAATGGATACTCCTTTCGGTATGGCCATTAAAAAGCAAGCACTGTACGACAAGGAAATTTACTTCCCCGGTATGCTTTCCGGCCCTGCCAAATGGGGCG
It includes:
- a CDS encoding phytanoyl-CoA dioxygenase family protein, yielding MDSLLFTDAFTSVEAETIARELKSGPGYHVFGNALSPETVSALTNIVSSDSLLVNNNNLGYVRAYWTKYLSHTLALSKECYDIITSERIRGICRHFFDNPFKISNQRVYETHTRSHLPWHTDNNLQAGNAYNGKHDLPGIMFLFYLSDVSDTNPFQLIAGSYRWSEQNKERFFSDKVIEQNYKDDIVTVRAPKGALIICNTHLIHRAEPFNRPGFKRLTYLFQIDEISTRHEGHGEKILLNPAFVNETSPEILTYLGFGQKADYPAFPETSVSTMLPHDIASLQKDILPKAVKGLAVSLARRVIPGSIVNAIRKKIHKGSI
- a CDS encoding glycosyltransferase, which codes for MKIIHVVSGMDPKAGGISQAIRTMIGGLTDQGIYSEVVSVGSEMGNHETDDPFPIHFTGRGKSAWQFSPGLRSWLDKNLAHYDVVIVHGLWQYHTYAVYQAINTLNGLRPKVYVMPHGMLDPWFQQAKGREIKSLRNWLIWKFIEHRIIHLADGIFFTCETERKLARQTFSPYFPKSEMVVGLGVHRPPPYTLEMQKAFNKACNIDTRDYLLFLGRIDEKKGVNLLVDAYLALKSEGYDLPPLVIAGPGMDTPFGMAIKKQALYDKEIYFPGMLSGPAKWGAFYGCEAFLLPSHQENFGIAVVEAMACSRPVLISDQVNIWREIEHNGGGLVEKDTSDGVRKLLVNWLSLSKTERAQMSSKARKAFLGDFSVEKAAGKMGKVLA
- a CDS encoding acyltransferase family protein; this translates as MNPSKRIANLDLFRFLAIALVIYYHIGERFTLDKTIAVGKYGVEMFFVLSGFLITNIYYKKSVGENLIRFWLQRFLRTYPPYLAALAISYSAVFFGRRQDFDPGFLFFFQNFYQVIPFFKISWSLCIEEHFYIVFPFVVLLTSRATSSKHARLAVWIAITLTPSVIRYFAGDFQIKEFGYYTTATIFRFDGIALGCTISYIINHYSFSFKSNVYVSLFAAAVFAGISYWLADVDSQFKYCTGYLFLVLSAGMLLVSFYFSPEFVLSKTLFVRQIALMAYSLYLTHALILNVFDKIFHKYPAFSILAVPVCVTAMLLVGLAFYKTIEAPSISLRDNLLHFQPSFKKSSRRPS